The following are from one region of the Isoalcanivorax indicus genome:
- a CDS encoding type II secretion system F family protein: MANAAAVKQQKKVPFTYEGVDRRGAKIKGEMLSPNAALARAELRKQGINASKIRKKAQMSLFSGKKKIKPGDIAIFTRQMATMMRAGVPLVQSFEIVADGLDNPTMKELVLQIKNDVEGGNNFAGALRRHPKYFDDLYCSLVEAGEQSGALETMLDRVALYKEKSEALKSKIKKAMKYPATVLVVAAVVTAILLIKVVPTFQELFDSFGAELPAMTMFVIGLSESLQANGFFILVGIAAIVAAFTQARRRSRAFADAVDKYLLKLPIVGDIIFKATIARFSRTLSTTFAAGVPLIDALEACAGATGNAVYRKAVYDIRDDVSTGQQLQFAMRSTGVFPSMALQMTAIGEESGALDSMLAKVAQYYEDEVDNAVDGLTSMMEPLIMSFLGIVVGGMVVAMYLPIFQIGAVV; the protein is encoded by the coding sequence ATGGCGAATGCAGCAGCAGTCAAGCAGCAGAAGAAAGTCCCTTTCACCTACGAGGGAGTGGATCGGCGCGGCGCCAAGATCAAGGGCGAGATGCTCTCACCCAACGCCGCATTGGCCCGGGCAGAGCTGCGCAAGCAGGGCATCAATGCATCCAAGATCCGCAAGAAAGCACAGATGTCGCTTTTCAGCGGCAAGAAGAAGATCAAGCCCGGAGATATCGCCATCTTTACGCGCCAGATGGCAACCATGATGAGAGCCGGGGTCCCTCTGGTTCAGTCCTTTGAAATCGTTGCCGACGGTCTGGACAACCCCACCATGAAAGAGCTGGTGCTGCAAATCAAGAATGATGTCGAAGGCGGTAACAACTTCGCCGGCGCACTCAGGCGGCACCCGAAGTATTTCGATGATCTTTACTGCAGTCTGGTAGAGGCCGGTGAACAATCTGGCGCGCTTGAAACGATGCTGGATCGCGTGGCGTTGTACAAGGAGAAGAGCGAGGCACTGAAGTCAAAGATCAAGAAGGCGATGAAGTATCCGGCAACCGTTCTGGTCGTGGCCGCCGTAGTGACTGCCATCCTGTTGATCAAGGTGGTACCCACCTTTCAGGAGCTTTTCGACAGTTTTGGCGCGGAACTGCCTGCCATGACTATGTTCGTTATCGGGCTGTCCGAGTCGTTGCAGGCTAATGGCTTCTTTATCCTGGTTGGCATCGCCGCTATCGTGGCAGCGTTTACTCAAGCGCGCCGGAGATCCAGGGCCTTTGCTGATGCGGTAGACAAGTACCTGCTCAAGCTGCCGATCGTGGGTGACATTATTTTCAAGGCTACCATTGCGCGCTTTTCACGCACCCTGTCCACCACCTTTGCTGCGGGCGTGCCTTTGATTGATGCACTTGAGGCCTGCGCTGGCGCCACCGGCAATGCGGTCTACCGCAAGGCCGTTTACGACATCAGGGACGACGTCTCCACCGGCCAGCAGCTGCAGTTTGCCATGCGATCGACCGGCGTTTTCCCCAGTATGGCATTGCAGATGACTGCCATCGGGGAAGAATCCGGTGCGCTGGACTCCATGCTGGCAAAAGTTGCCCAGTATTATGAAGATGAAGTCGATAACGCCGTGGACGGTCTGACCAGCATGATGGAGCCTTTGATCATGAGCTTCCTCGGCATCGTGGTCGGCGGCATGGTGGTGGCCATGTACCTGCCCATCTTCCAGATCGGTGCGGTGGTCTGA
- the secA gene encoding preprotein translocase subunit SecA: MLSSLVKNIFGSKNDREIKRMQKIVAEINQLGDEMKGLDDDTLKARTTELRQAYADGKSLDELLPEAFAVVREAATRVMGMRHFDVQLMGGIALHEGRIAEMRTGEGKTLTATLPAYLNALSGDGVHVVTVNDYLAERDANWMRPLYEFLGLKVGVILSQQPPEQKKGAYEADITYGTNNEFGFDYLRDNMAFRLEDRVQRGLNYAIVDEVDSILIDEARTPLIISGPASDSSELYRRINLLIPKLKPPSEEYEGDYNIDEKNRQVELTEAGHQLVEKLLIDEKLLEEGESLYSAQSLGLLHHVHAGLKAHVLFKRDKDYIVQNDQIVIVDEHTGRTMPGRRWSEGIHQAVEAKEQLQIQQENQTLASTTFQNYFRIYTKLSGMTGTADTEAAEFRQIYGLDVVVIPTHRPMVRVDADDLVYLSLEDKYDAIINAVREAVEKGAPVLVGTATIAASEYLSQRLNKAGIKHQVLNAKFHRKEAEIIAQAGRPGAVTIATNMAGRGTDIVLGGNPDAAIAELVDPSEAEIQTVRDRQKADQKKVMEAGGLHIIGTERHESRRIDNQLRGRAGRQGDPGDTRFFLSMEDDLMRIFASDRIRNLMRSLGLEKGEAIEHRWVTKAIENAQRKVEGRNFDIRKNLLEYDDVANDQRRVIYSQRDQILASEDLSESVRGIRRDVGTELVHSFMPVGSIEDQWDVPGLERALDTEFHLRAPVQQWLDQDSSLHIDGVVEKVIAALEEAYARKEREVAELGVDLRRVEKHLMLQVLDRHWKDHLASMDHLRQGIHLRGYAQKNPKQEYKREAFELFQAMMNQIQNELVRVLSTLELRRDDAVERLERQREEEARRQAEQMRTQTPEMGSRGVPREQVGGQQGGQGQPAPAQPFKREGPKLGRNDPCWCGSGKKYKHCHGKLEA; the protein is encoded by the coding sequence ATGCTCTCATCTCTAGTCAAGAACATCTTCGGTAGCAAGAACGACCGAGAAATCAAGCGCATGCAGAAGATCGTCGCGGAGATCAATCAGCTCGGCGATGAAATGAAAGGGCTTGATGACGACACCCTGAAGGCACGCACCACCGAGCTGCGACAGGCCTACGCCGATGGCAAGTCACTGGACGAGCTGTTGCCGGAGGCCTTCGCGGTGGTCCGCGAGGCGGCCACCCGGGTGATGGGCATGCGCCACTTCGACGTGCAGTTGATGGGGGGTATCGCCCTGCATGAAGGCCGGATTGCCGAGATGCGCACCGGTGAGGGCAAGACCCTGACGGCGACCCTGCCTGCCTATCTGAATGCCCTGTCCGGCGACGGCGTGCATGTGGTGACGGTGAACGACTACCTGGCCGAGCGTGATGCCAACTGGATGCGGCCGCTGTACGAGTTTCTGGGCCTGAAGGTGGGCGTCATCCTGTCCCAGCAGCCGCCGGAGCAGAAGAAGGGCGCCTACGAGGCGGACATCACCTACGGCACCAACAACGAATTCGGCTTCGACTACCTGCGCGACAACATGGCCTTCCGTCTGGAAGACCGGGTGCAGCGCGGTCTGAACTACGCCATCGTCGATGAAGTGGATTCGATTCTGATCGATGAAGCCCGTACGCCGCTGATTATTTCTGGTCCGGCGTCGGACAGCTCTGAACTGTATCGCCGCATCAACCTGCTGATTCCAAAATTGAAGCCACCCTCGGAAGAGTACGAGGGTGACTACAATATTGATGAAAAGAACCGTCAGGTTGAGCTGACGGAAGCCGGCCACCAGCTGGTGGAAAAGCTGCTGATCGACGAGAAGCTGCTGGAAGAAGGCGAGAGCCTGTATTCCGCCCAGAGTCTGGGTCTGCTGCATCATGTGCATGCGGGCCTGAAAGCGCATGTGCTGTTCAAGCGTGACAAGGACTACATCGTCCAGAACGACCAGATCGTGATTGTCGATGAGCACACCGGGCGGACCATGCCGGGGCGGCGCTGGTCCGAAGGCATTCACCAGGCGGTGGAAGCCAAGGAGCAGCTGCAGATCCAGCAGGAAAACCAGACGCTGGCATCGACCACATTCCAGAATTATTTCCGTATCTATACCAAGCTGTCCGGCATGACCGGTACGGCTGATACCGAAGCCGCAGAATTCCGCCAGATCTATGGCCTCGACGTGGTGGTGATTCCCACCCATCGGCCGATGGTGCGGGTGGATGCCGATGATCTGGTGTACCTGTCTCTGGAAGACAAGTACGACGCTATTATCAATGCGGTGCGCGAGGCGGTCGAAAAAGGCGCGCCGGTATTGGTAGGTACCGCGACGATTGCCGCCTCGGAATATCTGTCGCAGCGCCTCAACAAGGCCGGTATCAAGCATCAGGTGCTGAACGCCAAATTCCACCGCAAGGAAGCCGAAATCATTGCCCAGGCCGGTCGGCCCGGCGCGGTGACCATTGCCACCAACATGGCCGGTCGGGGTACCGACATCGTGCTGGGGGGTAACCCCGATGCCGCGATTGCCGAGCTGGTGGACCCGAGCGAAGCAGAAATCCAGACGGTGCGCGATCGCCAGAAAGCGGACCAGAAAAAAGTGATGGAGGCCGGCGGCCTGCACATCATCGGCACCGAGCGGCACGAATCCCGTCGTATCGACAACCAGCTGCGTGGCCGCGCCGGTCGTCAGGGCGACCCGGGTGACACCCGCTTCTTCCTGTCCATGGAAGATGATCTGATGCGTATCTTCGCCTCGGATCGCATCCGTAACCTGATGCGCAGCCTGGGCCTGGAAAAGGGCGAGGCCATTGAGCACCGCTGGGTGACCAAGGCGATCGAAAATGCCCAGCGCAAGGTGGAAGGCCGTAACTTCGATATCCGGAAAAACCTGCTGGAATACGATGACGTGGCCAACGACCAGCGCCGCGTGATCTACAGCCAGCGCGACCAGATTCTGGCGTCTGAAGACCTGTCGGAAAGTGTGCGTGGTATTCGTCGCGATGTGGGTACCGAGCTGGTGCACAGCTTCATGCCGGTCGGCTCCATTGAAGACCAGTGGGATGTGCCGGGCCTGGAAAGGGCGCTGGACACCGAATTCCATCTGCGTGCCCCGGTGCAGCAGTGGCTGGATCAGGATTCCAGCCTGCATATTGATGGCGTGGTGGAAAAAGTGATCGCCGCGCTGGAAGAAGCCTATGCCCGCAAGGAGCGGGAAGTGGCGGAGCTGGGTGTAGACCTGCGCCGGGTGGAGAAGCACCTGATGCTGCAAGTGCTGGATCGCCACTGGAAAGACCATCTGGCCAGCATGGACCACCTGCGCCAGGGCATTCACTTGCGTGGCTACGCGCAGAAAAACCCGAAGCAGGAATACAAGCGCGAAGCCTTCGAGCTGTTCCAGGCCATGATGAACCAGATCCAGAACGAACTGGTGCGTGTGCTGAGCACGCTGGAGTTGCGCCGTGACGACGCGGTGGAACGCCTTGAGCGCCAGCGCGAGGAAGAAGCGCGCCGCCAGGCCGAGCAGATGCGCACCCAGACGCCAGAGATGGGCAGTCGCGGTGTGCCGCGCGAGCAGGTGGGCGGGCAGCAAGGCGGCCAGGGGCAGCCCGCGCCCGCACAACCCTTCAAGCGCGAAGGGCCCAAGCTGGGCCGCAACGATCCCTGCTGGTGTGGTTCCGGCAAGAAATACAAACACTGCCACGGCAAACTCGAGGCCTGA
- a CDS encoding Nudix family hydrolase produces MSTGHESVLLVVAAIIRHPDNGRILLSQRPAHKHKGGCWEFPGGKVEPDEALDAALARELHEELGLTVRECRPFMTIDHTYPELSVRLCFREVTAFEGEPHGREGQPVDWFTADALADLPFPEANQPVVTALGLPDQLLVLPDTLSETMSYTPPDDWQKRLADAVAAGCRLVYLRGDHDRATLASLARVAQAAGARVLVADNAALARATGADGVHLRSGLTDAQIAQVIKEGGDSLLYSMACHDEAELERARRAGVDLVMLSPVRATPTHPDAAGLGWERFRTLAEGQPFAVYALGGVGPQDLDVAREHGARGVAGTRAFW; encoded by the coding sequence ATGAGCACCGGACATGAGTCCGTGCTGCTCGTGGTGGCGGCCATCATCCGCCACCCCGACAACGGCCGTATCCTGCTGAGCCAGCGGCCCGCCCACAAGCACAAGGGCGGCTGCTGGGAATTTCCCGGTGGCAAGGTGGAACCCGACGAAGCCCTGGACGCCGCCCTGGCCCGTGAACTGCACGAAGAGCTTGGCCTGACGGTGCGCGAGTGCCGCCCCTTCATGACCATTGATCACACCTATCCCGAACTGTCCGTGCGCCTGTGCTTCCGCGAAGTCACGGCTTTCGAGGGGGAGCCTCATGGCCGCGAAGGCCAGCCGGTGGACTGGTTCACCGCGGATGCCCTGGCGGACTTGCCGTTCCCGGAAGCGAATCAGCCCGTGGTCACCGCGCTGGGGCTGCCCGATCAACTGCTCGTACTGCCCGACACCTTGTCTGAAACCATGTCTTACACCCCGCCAGACGACTGGCAGAAGCGCCTGGCCGATGCTGTCGCGGCGGGTTGCAGGCTGGTGTACCTGCGCGGCGACCACGACAGAGCCACGCTGGCGTCTCTGGCGCGCGTTGCGCAGGCGGCGGGTGCCCGAGTGCTGGTGGCCGACAATGCGGCCCTGGCACGCGCGACAGGGGCGGATGGCGTACACCTGCGCAGCGGCCTGACTGACGCGCAGATTGCTCAAGTGATCAAGGAGGGCGGGGACAGCCTGCTGTATTCCATGGCCTGCCACGATGAGGCCGAGCTGGAGCGCGCACGCCGGGCAGGGGTGGATCTGGTGATGCTGTCGCCTGTGCGAGCGACGCCCACACATCCGGACGCCGCCGGGCTGGGCTGGGAGCGCTTCAGAACACTGGCGGAGGGGCAGCCGTTTGCCGTCTATGCACTGGGTGGAGTGGGGCCCCAGGATCTGGACGTGGCGCGCGAACATGGCGCGCGGGGCGTGGCCGGTACACGCGCCTTCTGGTAA
- the yacG gene encoding DNA gyrase inhibitor YacG, which produces MTDSSETPASNTTRVYPCPQCKKLIQWRNDNPWRPFCSERCKLIDLGDWASERHAIPGEPDLLGDEFGDEFGDEFPER; this is translated from the coding sequence ATGACTGATTCTTCCGAGACTCCCGCCAGCAATACCACCCGCGTTTACCCTTGCCCGCAGTGCAAGAAGTTGATCCAGTGGCGCAATGACAATCCGTGGCGGCCGTTCTGTTCAGAGCGGTGCAAGTTGATTGATCTGGGGGACTGGGCGTCGGAGCGGCATGCCATTCCGGGGGAGCCGGATTTGCTGGGGGACGAGTTCGGGGATGAGTTCGGGGATGAGTTTCCGGAGCGGTAG
- the argJ gene encoding bifunctional glutamate N-acetyltransferase/amino-acid acetyltransferase ArgJ — protein MQTQQWFPVPGVRLAAVQAGVKKPGRRDIVVFELAEGSRTAGVFTLNRFCAAPVRIARDHLGKASPRYLLINTGYANAGTGDEGHRRAVATCDLLAQQAGCQAEEVLPFSTGVIGELFTLPPFERGIPQALDSLDEHAWGQAAEGIMTTDTRPKVASRRVQLAGTEVTVTGIAKGAGMIKPNMATMLGFVATDAPIAQTLLTHWVKALADVSFNRVTVDGDTSTNDACMLVSTGQADMAEIADADHPEAATLYHALEQVFVELAQAIVRDGEGATKFVEIDVSGAASDADARAVAETVAHSPLVKTALFASDPNWGRILAAVGRAPIAALDVDAVDIWLGEVQIVSRGGVAADYTEARGAAVMAQSDISIRIRLGDAPGSATVWTCDFSYDYVKINAEYRT, from the coding sequence ATGCAGACGCAGCAGTGGTTTCCTGTGCCGGGCGTACGCCTGGCGGCGGTGCAGGCGGGCGTCAAGAAGCCCGGCCGTCGTGACATTGTGGTGTTTGAACTGGCGGAAGGCAGCCGCACGGCAGGCGTGTTCACCCTGAACCGCTTTTGCGCGGCGCCGGTGCGCATAGCGCGCGACCATCTGGGCAAGGCGTCACCGCGTTACCTGCTGATCAACACGGGTTATGCCAACGCAGGCACCGGTGACGAAGGCCATCGCCGTGCTGTGGCGACCTGTGATCTGCTGGCACAGCAGGCGGGCTGCCAGGCCGAAGAAGTGCTGCCGTTTTCCACCGGCGTGATCGGCGAGCTGTTCACCTTGCCGCCGTTCGAGCGTGGCATACCGCAGGCGCTGGACAGCCTGGATGAACATGCCTGGGGTCAGGCCGCCGAAGGCATCATGACCACCGACACCCGGCCCAAGGTGGCCAGCCGCCGCGTACAGCTGGCGGGCACCGAAGTCACTGTGACCGGTATCGCCAAGGGCGCGGGCATGATCAAGCCGAATATGGCGACCATGCTCGGTTTTGTGGCCACCGATGCCCCCATAGCCCAGACATTGCTGACGCATTGGGTGAAAGCGCTGGCGGACGTATCGTTCAATCGCGTGACCGTGGACGGCGACACCTCCACCAACGATGCCTGCATGCTGGTATCCACCGGCCAGGCGGACATGGCCGAGATCGCGGACGCCGACCACCCGGAGGCCGCCACGCTGTACCACGCCCTGGAACAGGTGTTTGTGGAACTGGCCCAGGCCATCGTGCGTGACGGCGAAGGGGCGACCAAGTTTGTCGAAATCGACGTCAGCGGCGCCGCCTCGGACGCCGATGCCCGTGCGGTGGCCGAAACCGTGGCGCATTCTCCGCTGGTGAAGACCGCGCTGTTTGCGTCCGATCCCAACTGGGGCCGTATTCTGGCCGCCGTCGGTCGCGCCCCGATTGCGGCGCTGGACGTGGACGCCGTGGACATCTGGCTGGGCGAAGTGCAAATCGTGTCCCGCGGCGGCGTGGCGGCGGATTACACCGAAGCGCGCGGCGCCGCTGTGATGGCGCAGAGCGATATCAGCATCCGCATCCGCCTGGGCGACGCCCCCGGCAGCGCCACCGTCTGGACCTGCGACTTCAGCTACGATTATGTGAAGATTAATGCTGAATATAGAACATGA
- the coaE gene encoding dephospho-CoA kinase (Dephospho-CoA kinase (CoaE) performs the final step in coenzyme A biosynthesis.) — MFVVGLTGGIGSGKTAASDYLASLGITVVDADLASRVIVEPGQPALAAIEAHFGAEVIAADGTLDRRALRERVFADPAERKALEGITHPAIAAEIMRQLQASRSPYTLLVSPLLLETSQHRMAQRILLIDVPEAVQVARTTSRDEVPAAQVEAIMAAQMPRDEKRARADDIVVNDGDLSHLHAQLDTLHARYLEMARTQRND, encoded by the coding sequence ATGTTCGTAGTGGGGCTCACCGGTGGCATCGGCAGTGGCAAGACGGCGGCGTCGGATTATCTGGCGAGCCTGGGTATTACGGTGGTGGATGCCGACCTGGCGTCGCGGGTGATTGTCGAGCCGGGCCAGCCAGCGCTGGCGGCCATCGAGGCGCATTTCGGTGCCGAGGTGATCGCGGCGGACGGCACCCTGGACCGGCGCGCGCTGCGTGAGCGGGTGTTTGCCGACCCGGCGGAGCGCAAGGCGCTGGAAGGCATTACCCACCCGGCCATCGCGGCAGAAATTATGCGCCAGCTCCAGGCATCACGCTCGCCCTACACGCTGCTGGTGTCACCGCTGCTGCTGGAAACCAGTCAGCACCGCATGGCGCAGCGCATTCTGCTGATCGACGTGCCGGAGGCGGTGCAGGTAGCGCGCACCACATCGCGCGACGAGGTCCCTGCGGCCCAGGTGGAGGCGATCATGGCGGCGCAGATGCCGCGTGATGAGAAGCGCGCCCGCGCCGATGACATCGTGGTCAACGACGGCGACCTCTCGCACTTGCATGCGCAGCTGGATACACTGCACGCTCGATATCTGGAGATGGCCCGAACGCAGCGCAATGACTGA
- a CDS encoding pilin has protein sequence MYIAEEAALPDAGDSASLDQALADLEGKYFGAGNASLTGPGTISVAFQSGVHAGETMTLEAIPNAANNQIARWECDGLDPKYLPAACRP, from the coding sequence GTGTATATTGCTGAGGAAGCAGCGCTGCCGGACGCTGGCGATAGTGCTTCGCTTGATCAGGCATTGGCCGACCTCGAAGGTAAGTATTTCGGCGCTGGTAACGCGAGCCTGACTGGCCCTGGAACAATTTCGGTTGCGTTTCAGTCCGGTGTTCATGCTGGTGAGACCATGACTCTGGAAGCTATTCCTAACGCCGCGAACAATCAGATTGCTCGTTGGGAATGTGATGGCCTCGATCCGAAATATCTGCCAGCTGCTTGCCGTCCGTAA
- the pilB gene encoding type IV-A pilus assembly ATPase PilB: MSTPLSGLARRLVQNSILTEDKAREALSGARQEKTSLVSYISQKGVAKGHDVALSVAEEFGDPVLDLSAFSPDQMAQGLVDHRLISKHRVLPLFKRGSRLFVAASDPTNLQALEDIRFNTGMNIETIIVEDDKLGQWIDAVVSEAEGGAFKDLDEDLDDIDISGGEAVDARKEEESSGADDAPIVRFVNKLLLDAIKIGASDLHFEPYEKTYRVRFRQDGILREVSKPPPGSAGKIAARLKVMSQLDISERRVPQDGRMKLKVSKTRAIDFRVNTCPTLFGEKIVLRILDPESAKMGIDALGYEDFQKKLYMDALEKPQGMILVTGPTGSGKTVSLYTGVNILNTPERNISTAEDPVEINLEGVNQVNVNTKTGMDFSAALKAFLRQDPDVILVGEIRDLETASIAVKAAQTGHLVLSTLHTNSAPETLTRLRNMGIPSFNIATSVILIIAQRLARRLCEHCKEVVDVPRQSLLEMGFTEEDIASGFTVYGPKGCEKCTNGYKGRVGVYEVVKITDGIARIIMEEGNSIQIADQCRKEGFNDLTRSGLVKVMQGLTSLEEINRVTSGH, translated from the coding sequence ATGTCCACTCCCCTTTCAGGGCTTGCGCGACGTCTGGTCCAGAATTCCATCCTGACCGAGGACAAGGCCAGGGAGGCCCTGTCAGGCGCCCGTCAGGAAAAAACCAGCCTCGTCAGCTACATCTCCCAGAAGGGGGTCGCGAAGGGCCATGACGTAGCCCTGTCGGTGGCTGAGGAATTTGGTGATCCGGTGCTGGATCTGTCGGCGTTCTCACCAGACCAGATGGCCCAAGGCCTTGTGGACCATCGCCTGATCTCCAAACATCGTGTCTTGCCGCTGTTCAAACGGGGCAGTCGGCTGTTCGTAGCCGCTTCTGACCCGACCAACCTCCAGGCCCTGGAGGATATCCGCTTCAACACCGGCATGAATATCGAGACCATCATTGTCGAAGACGACAAGCTGGGCCAATGGATTGATGCCGTGGTCAGCGAAGCGGAAGGCGGCGCCTTCAAGGATCTGGACGAAGACCTGGATGATATCGATATCTCGGGCGGCGAAGCGGTTGACGCCAGAAAGGAAGAAGAGAGCTCTGGCGCCGACGACGCTCCTATCGTGCGCTTCGTCAACAAGCTGTTGCTCGACGCGATCAAGATCGGCGCCTCGGATCTGCATTTCGAGCCTTATGAGAAGACCTACCGGGTGCGCTTTCGTCAGGACGGCATCCTGCGCGAGGTCTCAAAACCCCCGCCGGGCAGCGCTGGCAAGATCGCAGCCCGCCTCAAGGTGATGTCGCAGCTGGACATCTCGGAGCGGCGGGTGCCGCAAGACGGTCGCATGAAGCTCAAGGTCTCCAAGACCCGGGCCATCGATTTCCGGGTGAACACCTGCCCCACGCTTTTCGGTGAAAAGATCGTGCTGCGGATTCTCGATCCCGAAAGCGCCAAAATGGGTATCGACGCACTGGGTTACGAGGACTTCCAGAAGAAACTGTATATGGACGCCCTGGAGAAGCCGCAGGGCATGATTCTGGTGACCGGCCCCACGGGGTCAGGCAAGACGGTGTCCCTGTACACAGGGGTAAATATCCTGAACACACCTGAGCGGAACATTTCCACGGCAGAGGATCCGGTGGAGATCAACCTGGAAGGGGTCAATCAGGTCAACGTGAACACTAAGACCGGGATGGACTTCTCCGCCGCGCTGAAGGCCTTTCTGCGCCAGGACCCTGATGTCATCCTGGTCGGGGAGATCCGTGATCTGGAAACCGCCAGCATCGCGGTCAAGGCGGCGCAAACGGGGCACCTTGTGCTCTCGACCCTGCACACCAACAGTGCGCCGGAGACACTCACGCGTCTGCGCAATATGGGCATCCCTTCCTTTAACATTGCCACTTCTGTCATCCTGATCATTGCGCAACGTCTGGCCAGGCGACTGTGTGAGCACTGCAAGGAGGTGGTGGACGTACCCAGGCAGTCCCTGCTTGAGATGGGCTTCACGGAAGAGGACATCGCTTCCGGGTTTACTGTATACGGCCCTAAAGGGTGCGAAAAGTGCACCAATGGCTACAAGGGGCGCGTGGGGGTCTACGAAGTCGTCAAAATTACGGACGGCATCGCCAGAATCATCATGGAAGAAGGCAACTCCATCCAGATTGCCGATCAGTGTCGCAAGGAAGGCTTCAACGACCTCACCCGCTCTGGCCTGGTAAAGGTGATGCAGGGCCTTACCAGCCTTGAAGAAATCAACCGCGTCACATCCGGACACTGA
- a CDS encoding prepilin peptidase has translation MTLTQLLQSSPAALAGFVFILGLLVGSFLNVVIYRLPKMMERAWQAEARSLLELPEQPEPAPFNLVLPRSACPHCGHQIRWYENIPLVSWLVLRGKCSQCGKGISVRYPLVELAAGLLGLMAALHFGYGAWLVAVLLASWVLLALAMIDFDTTLLPDSLTYPLLWGGLLAAWAGISPVSLHDAVIGAAAGYLALWSVYWAFKLLTGKEGMGYGDFKLLAALGAWLGWQMLPLVILLSSVVGAVVGGLLMATGLVKRDQGIPFGPYLAGAGLIALLWGQAIVDGYLGMMQF, from the coding sequence ATGACACTAACTCAACTGCTCCAATCCAGCCCGGCCGCTCTGGCCGGGTTTGTTTTTATCCTCGGCCTGCTGGTCGGCAGCTTCCTCAACGTGGTGATCTACCGCCTCCCGAAGATGATGGAGCGCGCCTGGCAAGCCGAGGCACGCTCCCTTCTGGAGCTGCCTGAGCAGCCTGAGCCGGCCCCCTTCAATCTGGTTCTGCCGCGCTCGGCCTGCCCGCACTGTGGCCACCAGATCCGCTGGTATGAAAATATCCCGCTGGTCAGTTGGCTGGTCTTGCGCGGCAAGTGCAGCCAGTGCGGCAAGGGCATCTCCGTGCGCTATCCGCTGGTGGAACTGGCCGCAGGCCTGCTGGGGCTGATGGCGGCGCTGCATTTTGGCTACGGCGCCTGGCTGGTGGCCGTACTGCTGGCCAGCTGGGTGCTGCTGGCGCTGGCGATGATCGATTTTGACACCACGCTGCTGCCAGACAGCCTGACCTATCCGCTGCTGTGGGGCGGGTTACTGGCCGCCTGGGCGGGTATTTCGCCGGTGTCACTGCATGATGCCGTGATTGGCGCTGCCGCCGGTTATCTGGCGCTGTGGAGCGTCTACTGGGCCTTCAAGCTGCTCACCGGCAAGGAAGGCATGGGTTATGGCGACTTCAAGCTGCTGGCAGCACTGGGGGCCTGGCTGGGCTGGCAGATGCTGCCGCTGGTGATCCTGCTGTCGTCCGTGGTCGGCGCGGTGGTCGGCGGCTTGCTGATGGCCACCGGGCTGGTGAAGCGGGATCAGGGCATTCCGTTTGGTCCTTATCTGGCGGGCGCGGGGCTGATTGCGCTGCTGTGGGGGCAGGCCATCGTGGATGGCTATCTCGGCATGATGCAGTTCTGA